In Malus sylvestris chromosome 2, drMalSylv7.2, whole genome shotgun sequence, the genomic stretch AAAGTTTGCATTTTGCACCATTTGTAAAATCGCTTTTCGGCTTTTGCTTTTTAgtacataatcatattttctCAGACACATCGCCTCAAAAGTCGAGTTCTCAGTACCAAATTAGCGAATCCAATCCAAGGTTCATTTATCTACGTGGCAGTGAAATGAAGTGATCCGCTGCGGGCGGGCCTACTGTTGGTGATGGTGTCGCCGTCCTTTTCTCGTATCGACGACCGTAGGTTCGTGCGAATCGCACACCTGGGTCTTGAACTTGCACCCGAACCTCCGGGTCAACGACTTTTTCCAACCCGAACCGTCTATCCCGAGTTGACCCGACTTATCAATCTTCTCGATTACTTTTTTCATGCTGGAGCATTCCCGCTCCAGTTGGTGCACCCGCGTCCTCATGCTATCCATGTCCAACCGCAACACCTGATTCTCCCTCACCGCCGCGCGCCACGTGCCGCCACCTTCCTCCGCACGTGCCACTCCATTGTCCTCTTCCTCCCCGCGTGCCTCCTCCGCATCgtcgtcttcttcctcctcctcatcctctgGCTCGCGTCGCAGCACCGATGGCCTGGCCGACTCCGGCGGAGCGACATCGGCCGCGAGAAGAGTTCCGGCGATTGCGTGACGGAGCTGGAGCTGCTCAAAGAACAGGACCTGCACCACCGCGCGCAGCGGCAATCGCTCGTTCTGCGCCGCGTGCGTGCACGCCTCCAGCGTCAGCTTCTGGCAGTCCAGAATACCGCAGACCTTCTCGCGCTCAGGTTCCGATAGCGATGGATGAGCCTGGAGAGAAGAGAAAACGATTAATATTTTGCAAGTAACACCGTCTTGAGCTTCATTTCtaaattaattatgattaattAAGCTTAATTTCTGAAATCGTATTCTAATTTGTATCGAATTGCGTACGCACCTTGAGATAAACATCGACAGCTCTGTAGAGACCATCGTCGAAGAGCCGAGCTTGATCAGGCAAAGAAATCGCGAGATTGTAGAACCGATCCGGTTTGAGATTCGCATCGGAGGCGATCTCGGAGAGAAACTCGTCGATCAGTTTTCCGACGAGCATCAGCGACGGAGATCGGACTGCGCCGTCAGAaccgtcgtcgtcttcgattCCGGCGGTGTTTCTCTGATCCAAGCCGTTCAAGAAGTAGCCGAGGATCCGCTCGATGCAATCGACGTCGTAGAGCGTCTCGTTCAGGTAGGAATAGCTCGGGATGAGAAGGTCGTCTAAGGTGGCTTCGTGGAGCTGCAACGCGATCTTCTTCTCCAAGGCGGCCTTGCAGGCATCGGAGGCGTTGAGTATGTTAGCGGTTCTCAAAAGCCCGAAGAGGAATCGAGTCGCGGTCGAAGGTCTGgagctcttctccaatggaagaTTGGAGATGATCGTCTCCAAAAGCTCTCTCTGCTGACTCTCCGAAGCTAAACCCGATGATGCGGCGGCGGCGGCGCCTGAGGAAGAAGACGAAGGCTTTCGATTCGTTCTCGAAATTCCAGGAATGTACTTCTTAGCATAATGCATCAAGCACGTCTCCACCATCTCCAAGCTCAGATCTCCAGATTTCATGGCGGAAATCAACCGCTTGAagagaggcaagctcagaaccACCAAGTCTTCAAGCCATGAATCCGCGTGTTTGGCTCTTCTCCGTCCGCCGCCCGCGTCGATCCCATTCCACAAAATCTGCTGTTTGGAAGCAGAAGAAGCCGAAACAGTATCCGCATTAGTATTCCGATTGGGTCCACTGTCGCTAACAGGCCAGCCAAACAGGGTGGGATCGGCGGACGTGGCGCGGGAAGCGACGGAGTCTATGCACCTCTGCGTAATCCCCAAATTCTCCGCCAGAGGCGCAACTCGCTCACAGGACTTGAGAGCTCTGAGCGACTCCTTGAAACTTTTCAGCACCGACTGGGAGAGAAACCTCTCAGTTTTCGAAATGAGGTTGTCCTCCGAGTACTCCTCCGTCATCTCCAAATACTCTCCGGCGCAACGTAACGGCACGACGTTGGAGGAGCTCAGGTCGATCTTGACGCCGTAGCAAAACTTGGCGGCGATCTCGAAGGTCTCAGAACCGCCGGGAAAGTCCGAGAGGGATATTTGGCACTGGACTTCTTCGATTTCGTCGTCGTCGTTGTCAACTTGCTGGTGGGGGTTTGATGGGTTCGTCTCTTGCTCGGTGATCAGGTTGTGAAGCTTTCGACTTTTCGACATGAGAGGGAACTGTAAAATATCAGAAAAATTGGAAACTGTTAGCTGAAATTTTTGGTGGTGGAAGGAGATGAAATGCAGAATGTGCTCTCcaggtgtttgatgaaatgaccTTGTGAAGATGGAAGGTCATGTCGTCGACTTCAACGACAATGTCGCTTGGTAATCCAGTGGTGCAGAACCTGCAAAGACGAGATTTTGAAGTGAGTTTTGGCAAATTGTTGCATTGTTTTCAAATGGGTATCCGGCATAAAATCGAAAAGGTGAggtttttaaattgaaattgaaCATTGAACTCACCATGCTTGGCCTTTGGAGCTTGATTTCTCAGCTGCCGCCGCCGCCGCTGATGCTGCCATTTTCTCGACCAGGTAATGTCTCTCTGTATCTGCCTCTTGAATGAAAGAAGAGCCTTTGGAGTAGGGAATCAGAAACCCAGATTCATGAAAGAGACGAATGGGGGAAAGGGATTGACTTCAGTTCACTGAAACATCTGAGAGATAGAAGGAATGAAAGGCAGGTTGATGGGAATGGAAGGGTGGAAGAAATTTGGAGGTTGTGATATTCTGTGAGTCTCAATTCAGCATTTGGAGAGAGAGACAATAgaaacaacgaaagaaaaaggagaggagagagagagagagggcttgGAATCCAACAAAACTGAGAGAGGACAAAGAAATAGAGCTAACTCGATCAAATTTCGAAAAAGGGTATCCAGAATTCAGAAGAAGAATCTCACTCACTCCCAGCTGACTCtctgagctctctctctctctctctctctccccccacTCCAAATGCTGAGACAGAGAAATGGGGCTGGCGTTGGAAAAGGTACGTTGTCTTCGAGGCAAATTcgctcttttttatttttgagacattaataaaaaaagagCACCACGACCTATTATAAATTAGCCAAACATTGCGTTGCGTGCCAACTGTAACGGGGCCTTATTTGCTTTTTGGCGCAAATGATGGAATACAGTgatattttaattcaattttgatAATCTGGTGTCAACCTCATGTTTTTGAACTCTTTAAATCAcctcacgtttttttttttcaagatgttttataatattaacatgagaaataaatgtattttttttcattattatttAGTGTGATATACGTTTATTATTTTATACATCATTGTTAGATAAATTTCAACTTTGAAATTTGTGTTTATTCACTACatgaatctcaaaattcaaatctaTTTAACGGTGATAAATAAAGTGATGAGCAAACACCACAttaaatggtggtgagcaaaaatactcTCCATGAAAAATAACATTGAAGTGTAAATTAATAAAGGATTCATACAGAATCTCACTTTAAAAGAGTTTCTCTAGCCATTCTCTTAAATTCTTAACGAAGAGTGATAGAGTAATTATGAGTTGTTGTGGAAAATCCATAAGAATCGTGAACAACCTACTTCTGGTGAGACCGATACAAATTCTCAACTGCCCCGCATGAGTGTCACAAAACTGCAGTCGCGCTTTCAAATTGGCCGGGCCTCACAAGTCATAGCAGAATGTGCTACAAGAGCTGTCTTTTGATAACTCTAGTATTTGGTTTTATAGTGAAAGCCAGaatatttacaatttttttactaTTAAATTCCCTTTGCATTTGTAATTTTGACACGAGTGTgcagagagagaaaatgagtgGGGATATCGTCTTATTGTGTACAACATTCTCTAAAATTTAGTGGACCTTTACTAAGATGAATAgttcattttttttacattacgAACCCTAAAATTTAGGTTCCAACTAACTTACATTTGAAGTGAGACGATACCGTCTTGTCTAGTGCAATGATATGACCCTCTATCATCTTCTATCCGATGGATCTGGaaaaggctttttttttttttttttgtttaatgacGGTGTTCTTAACTGCTTGAGCTACCCGTTGATTGCAGTATTTCGTTTGTTGATTGATgattaaaatttgaaagtgtGAGGAGTTTCCACCTGTTTTTGAGCAATGATACCAACTGTTTTCCCATAGATTTGTGTCTGAAAGCCCAAAAAAGGGGAACTCTCATGCATTTATAACAACACATCTACTCCAAGACCATTGTTTGGTCTTGCATTTATGCTTTTGCATTAATGAAACGGACATAGAAAAGCAGGGTGCCTTGAATGTTTT encodes the following:
- the LOC126613744 gene encoding BTB/POZ domain-containing protein At5g66560-like is translated as MAASAAAAAAEKSSSKGQAWFCTTGLPSDIVVEVDDMTFHLHKFPLMSKSRKLHNLITEQETNPSNPHQQVDNDDDEIEEVQCQISLSDFPGGSETFEIAAKFCYGVKIDLSSSNVVPLRCAGEYLEMTEEYSEDNLISKTERFLSQSVLKSFKESLRALKSCERVAPLAENLGITQRCIDSVASRATSADPTLFGWPVSDSGPNRNTNADTVSASSASKQQILWNGIDAGGGRRRAKHADSWLEDLVVLSLPLFKRLISAMKSGDLSLEMVETCLMHYAKKYIPGISRTNRKPSSSSSGAAAAASSGLASESQQRELLETIISNLPLEKSSRPSTATRFLFGLLRTANILNASDACKAALEKKIALQLHEATLDDLLIPSYSYLNETLYDVDCIERILGYFLNGLDQRNTAGIEDDDGSDGAVRSPSLMLVGKLIDEFLSEIASDANLKPDRFYNLAISLPDQARLFDDGLYRAVDVYLKAHPSLSEPEREKVCGILDCQKLTLEACTHAAQNERLPLRAVVQVLFFEQLQLRHAIAGTLLAADVAPPESARPSVLRREPEDEEEEEDDDAEEARGEEEDNGVARAEEGGGTWRAAVRENQVLRLDMDSMRTRVHQLERECSSMKKVIEKIDKSGQLGIDGSGWKKSLTRRFGCKFKTQVCDSHEPTVVDTRKGRRHHHQQ